From uncultured Draconibacterium sp.:
TCTGAAAATATTAATATTTGGCGACCAAAAATCAAGCCCCATATACATGCCACGCATTCCTCTTTTTACAAAATCATGGTGTTTTGCTCTGGCTTCGTCTGAAATTATCGAACCAATTTTTAGCATCAACTCCTTATCGAATGAAGCAGCCACTGTAATTGACTGAGGAAATACTGTTGCAAAACCGGAACGGGCTAATCCATGTAAACATTCGTTCCACCAATTGTATGCGGGTATACCCAACCTGCCTATTTCGGATGATTCATTAAGCATCTGGCTGACTTTTTCCTCCAAAGTCATTTGTTCCAGAAGAATATCAACCCGCTCCTCAAATGGCAAATTCGTATTTAAATATTCATGATTAACTTCTTGCCCCTGCAACTGAATTGTACAGATAAAAATTAGAAATATAATGCTTTGTAATTTCATGATATATTTATTTTGGATCGTGTAATTGCTTTTGTTCTTTTTCGTTTAATGAGTTCGGGCCAAAGAAATTATAGAAAATGGTATCTCCTTGCACCGAAGATATTTTTAAGTCTGGTAATACCTTTTCAGCATATAAAAGTACTTCCTCTTCTTTTTGAAGATCTATCTCATAAATTCCCTCTTCCAATTCTGAAATATTGAATTCCCTTTTCCCTGATGCCTGAATTTTTCCATTAATATTTGGTTCAATCTTTAATGGCCCCCCTGCTAAACTTTTGATTTTTACGAATTCGGTGCTGCCATTCGTCCTAACTGCCGAAACTTCGAAAGCCCCCTCAGCAAGCAGTTTATCGAAGCTTACATCCTTCCATTTATCAGATACTGCCGGAAAAACTTTAATTCTGTCGCCCCAACTTTGCAGAAGCATATTATGAATAGATTCAGCACACGAAAGTGGCGTTTCAATAACCTGACCAGCTTCAACGTACATGGTATTTGGGCACATATAGGGAAAGAATCCTTCGAGGTATTCCAAAGCTTTCTCACCGTCTCCCATATATGAAGCCATAGAAGATGACCCGGAATAGGAATAACCTGCCAAAGCTCCTTTAAATCCAATCCAGTGTTCTATGGACCTATTAATCAAATCAGCATTTGCAGGATCTTCAAGGTCAATTAAATGCAGCGGATAAATCTCAAACAGGTGTGAATAATGGCGATGCGACATGGCAAAGGGAGTATCATGTCCTACCATATAACCATTTTCATTTTTAGGTGCTTCAACCAGGTTTTCAAGAACATATTCCCATTTGGATTGAAGTTCATCATTTAAACCTAAAACTTCATTGATTTCTATCAATGTCTGGCATCCCCAACGAAACAAGGCTAAAGCATAGTTGGCATCCTGCACTTTTAAACTACGTCCGTACTCAGGAGAATGCGTTGGAGGCAAATGTAATTTACCATCATCTCCCAAATACATAAAATGCAGGTAAGAATTTATATTAGCTTTTAAGAGAGGATAAATTTTTTCCTTCAGCATTTCTTTATCCATACTGTGACGGTAATGCCTGTGCATAGTAAACAAAACCCAGGTAAGATTTCCCAATTCTAGAAATTCAGGTTCAGTTCTAAAAGTTAAGTCTGAACAGCGATCCATTAGAGCACAGTTTTTCCCTTTTAATGAATCGGGTACATTGTGATTTATAAACACATCCTTGTGTGAATGTATCTGGTTAACCAGCGACTCTGCCAGATTAAGACGGTTTGAAGTATAGAGTGGTGAATAACTCAGCTGTACATTCAAATTCCACCAAACTCCTGCCCACGGGCTTTTAGGTAACCATGGACCTGAATTGTCAATTAACTCTCTGTCGGACCGTGTTGCCGAAGCAAGCTTATACATCTGGATCCAATAGAATCCTTCCCATTTTTTATCCGAAAGTGAAACAAAACTTTGTGAATAGTACTTATGCCAGAACGAACGATGCTCATTTATGAAAGATTCAAACTCTTTCGCCTGGCTTTTGGTGACCCAATCCAGTGCTTTTTCTTTGGCATTATTCTCAGGATAACTATTTGCAATGCTAATGTAGTAGATTTTATGCCCTGGCTTTATTTGTTGTTCTTTCCACGCAACAGCAAATTCACCTGTTTCAACAAATTTCTGTACCGAAACATTTGCTCCATCTATCTGGTTTAATTCAGGTAAGGGAGGCATTTCAACACTTACATTTGCTGAGTCATCCGAATACCACCAACGAGGTGAAATCCCGGATTCAGGACGCCATTGAAGCAAGGTTTCCCGCTCACCTTCTGATGCCCTTAATTCTACAACAATTGTCATATCATCGGCATGGGTGAACGAACGCCACTCAATTGTACCTTTGTCTGTTTTTATATTCCCCGTTACCTCGGCATCCCATAAATGTAAACGCATACTTTCATTTTCGATAGTGCCTTTTGGCTGAAGCAGAAAGTCTCCGATAAGCAGGCGAGGAACTGTCCAGTCTATTTTTTCCACCTTACGATGCGAGTTTACATCATACCTCCCCAACTGAAACCGAAGCCTTTCAGGCGTTTCTTTGTATATCATAGCACCAATCTCGCCATTTCCGGTAAAGGCACCTTCGTGCCAGTTGTGGTGATGTTTCATATTCCGCTTCTCCCAGTAGTCTGGTTTTTCAGAATAGGTCAGTGGATTCCAGACCATATCATGCTTGCCAAGAAATGTTTTCCAATCAACATCCAGTTTTACTTCGTTTTCTTTTGGGGTGCAGGCAAAACCTATTAATGTTAAAATTACAATTGCGAATAATCTAATATCTATATATTTCATTGTTCCTTATTAATTATTGTTTATACTCTTTTGTCCTGAATAAATTAAAGTGCTCCAAATGTCAGTCTCTTCAGGACGGGTAATTTCTAATGCCTTGTTAACCCATTCAAGTTTTATTCCTTCCCTTACTAAATAATGATGATACACACATTCGTAAATTGGGCTGAATTCACCACGTTTAATGCCGGAAATAGATGTGGCTGTATCATGCGCATTTTTACCCACCGGCGAAGGGTAAACCTCAAAAGGTAAATTATTATCTCCCAAATTATATCGGGCCAAATACTCAAAGCTTCTTGCAAGTGACCTACTGTTATATTCAAAAAGATCTATACCCTGATGCCATGCTATTTCGCAGGCCTGCGACAAGTATTCGAGTCCCATTTGTGCATGAACCTGGTCTCGTCCTGACTCCTGGCATTGGCCGGATGGCAACAAATAATTGTTAATGCTGCCGTTGGTTTCACCATTCTTAAGCCGCTCTATATTGGAGTCGAATAACTCCCTGTCGTTTAAAAAAACAGCAATTGCCATAGAGCTTTTTGTGCATGCTAAATCCCAGTTCCCGTTAAAATGATTTGGACGTGGATTAAGAGCCGGAAGAAAAACATTCCGAAGCATTGATGAAAACTTTTCCTGATCTGTTTCATCCCATGGAGCGTTTG
This genomic window contains:
- a CDS encoding glycoside hydrolase family 95-like protein; its protein translation is MKYIDIRLFAIVILTLIGFACTPKENEVKLDVDWKTFLGKHDMVWNPLTYSEKPDYWEKRNMKHHHNWHEGAFTGNGEIGAMIYKETPERLRFQLGRYDVNSHRKVEKIDWTVPRLLIGDFLLQPKGTIENESMRLHLWDAEVTGNIKTDKGTIEWRSFTHADDMTIVVELRASEGERETLLQWRPESGISPRWWYSDDSANVSVEMPPLPELNQIDGANVSVQKFVETGEFAVAWKEQQIKPGHKIYYISIANSYPENNAKEKALDWVTKSQAKEFESFINEHRSFWHKYYSQSFVSLSDKKWEGFYWIQMYKLASATRSDRELIDNSGPWLPKSPWAGVWWNLNVQLSYSPLYTSNRLNLAESLVNQIHSHKDVFINHNVPDSLKGKNCALMDRCSDLTFRTEPEFLELGNLTWVLFTMHRHYRHSMDKEMLKEKIYPLLKANINSYLHFMYLGDDGKLHLPPTHSPEYGRSLKVQDANYALALFRWGCQTLIEINEVLGLNDELQSKWEYVLENLVEAPKNENGYMVGHDTPFAMSHRHYSHLFEIYPLHLIDLEDPANADLINRSIEHWIGFKGALAGYSYSGSSSMASYMGDGEKALEYLEGFFPYMCPNTMYVEAGQVIETPLSCAESIHNMLLQSWGDRIKVFPAVSDKWKDVSFDKLLAEGAFEVSAVRTNGSTEFVKIKSLAGGPLKIEPNINGKIQASGKREFNISELEEGIYEIDLQKEEEVLLYAEKVLPDLKISSVQGDTIFYNFFGPNSLNEKEQKQLHDPK
- a CDS encoding alginate lyase family protein encodes the protein MILKISIILMSLLVISCKPDIKLGFKNSGIQEIIDPVSEFIHPGIYESKEMIDKMCYALENGDSLTIYAWNSMLKHKCSKIENVNLWKPDSVLVAYNNYNLGMGARAANSLALQWIVTRDERYAKASIQILNNWSNTLTLIKSKDDDTYDHKRLMGGIHIAAWANAGELLRYSNAPWDETDQEKFSSMLRNVFLPALNPRPNHFNGNWDLACTKSSMAIAVFLNDRELFDSNIERLKNGETNGSINNYLLPSGQCQESGRDQVHAQMGLEYLSQACEIAWHQGIDLFEYNSRSLARSFEYLARYNLGDNNLPFEVYPSPVGKNAHDTATSISGIKRGEFSPIYECVYHHYLVREGIKLEWVNKALEITRPEETDIWSTLIYSGQKSINNN